A genomic window from Triticum urartu cultivar G1812 chromosome 7, Tu2.1, whole genome shotgun sequence includes:
- the LOC125524943 gene encoding coatomer subunit beta'-2-like: MIVLTAVTDVKFIARKGWFVAVSSDCVVHVYNYEKEMQKVTSFRALGRADVWCTLAVHPTQPYVLSGCATEIKLWDRNCIQTFEEHSAAIMALKFNPEDTNSFASASHDATIKVWSLDSPKSKYTLFGHRHVVNFLDFFTRDGQQYLISGSWDATAKIWDMDKKECVHTLEHESAVFQVVSHPNLPVLITGTKDGDVHAWSSNDFRLKRIHNFHDSGWVVGLACLVGSGRLVVAHKTGVSLMEIRDEEEQGGSTGSNENSLSATNLEIQS, encoded by the exons ATGATCGTTCTCACTGCAGTTACGGATGTGAAGTTCATTGCACGAAAGGGGTGGTTTGTGGCAGTGTCATCTGACTGTGTCGTCCATGTGTACAACTACGAAAAGGAAATGCAAAAAGTCACGAGTTTCAGAGCTCTGGGTCGTGCAGATGTTTGGTGTACATTAGCCGTTCATCCAACCCAGCCGTATGTGCTGTCAGGATGTGCTACCGAAATAAAGCTTTGGGACCGTAATTGCATACAGACATTTGAAGAGCACTCGGCTGCTATCATGGCCCTAAAATTTAACCCGGAGGACACCAACAGTTTTGCAAGTGCTTCGCATGATGCTACAATAAAG GTTTGGAGTCTTGATTCTCCCAAATCCAAGTATACTCTGTTTGGGCATAGGCATGTAGTGAACTTCCTGGATTTCTTCACGCGTGATGGTCAGCAGTATTTGATTAGTGGCTCTTGGGATGCGACTGCCAAG ATATGGGACATGGACAAGAAGGAGTGCGTTCATACACTTGAACATGAGTCTGCAGTTTTTCAGGTCGTTTCCCATCCCAATCTTCCAGTTCTAATTACAGGTACAAAGGATGGTGATGTTCACGCGTGGAGCTCAAATGATTTCAG GCTCAAGAGAATACATAACTTTCATGACAGTGGATGGGTTGTGGGTCTCGCATGTTTGGTGGGATCAGGAAG GCTTGTAGTTGCACACAAAACTGGAGTGTCGTTGATGGAAATTCGTGATGAAGAGGAACAAGGTGGTAGCACAGGCAGCAATGAGAATTCCTTATCAGCGACAAATTTGGAAATCCAAAGCTAG